Proteins encoded together in one Anoxybacillus flavithermus window:
- the glpK gene encoding glycerol kinase GlpK, with amino-acid sequence MYILALDQGTTSSRAILFNQKGEIVHIAQKEFTQYFPQPGWVEHNPNEIWGSILAVIATVLSEAAVEPKQIAAIGITNQRETTVVWDKQTGQPIYNAIVWQSRQTAQICEQLKQAGYDDVFREKTGLLIDAYFSGTKVKWILDHVEGAREKAERGELLFGTIDTWLTWKLSGGKVHVTDYSNASRTLMFNIYEQRWDDELLNILHVPKAMLPDVRPSSEIYAHTAPYHFFGQEVPIAGIAGDQQAALFGQACFEEGMAKNTYGTGCFMLMNTGEKAVQSNHGLLTTIAWGIDGKVEYALEGSIFVAGSAIQWLRDGLRMIKEAKDSEAYATKVQSTDGVYVVPAFVGLGTPYWDSDVRGAVFGLTRGTTKEHFIRATLESLAYQTKDVLTAMEADAGITLKTLRVDGGAVKNNFLMQFQSDILGVPVERPVVNETTALGAAYLAGLAVGYWQSREEIAKQWNIDRAFEPKMNVDVQQQLYDGWKKAVRAAQMFK; translated from the coding sequence ATGTACATTTTAGCTCTTGATCAAGGAACAACGAGTTCACGTGCTATTTTATTTAATCAAAAAGGGGAAATTGTTCATATTGCACAAAAAGAGTTTACACAATATTTTCCACAGCCAGGATGGGTGGAGCATAACCCAAATGAAATTTGGGGTTCTATTTTAGCTGTCATTGCAACGGTATTGTCAGAGGCAGCTGTCGAACCAAAGCAAATCGCCGCAATCGGTATAACAAACCAGCGTGAAACGACAGTCGTGTGGGATAAGCAAACAGGCCAGCCAATATATAATGCCATCGTGTGGCAATCGCGCCAGACAGCACAAATTTGTGAGCAGTTAAAGCAAGCTGGATATGATGATGTGTTTCGTGAAAAAACAGGTTTGCTTATTGATGCTTACTTTTCAGGAACGAAAGTGAAATGGATTTTAGATCATGTGGAAGGAGCACGAGAAAAAGCGGAACGAGGGGAGTTATTATTTGGAACGATTGATACATGGCTTACTTGGAAGCTATCTGGTGGAAAAGTGCATGTGACAGACTACTCTAACGCTTCAAGAACGTTAATGTTCAATATTTATGAACAAAGATGGGATGATGAACTCCTTAACATTTTGCATGTGCCAAAAGCGATGTTGCCAGATGTTCGACCATCTTCAGAAATTTACGCACATACAGCACCGTACCATTTCTTCGGGCAAGAAGTGCCGATCGCTGGTATTGCAGGAGATCAACAGGCAGCTTTGTTTGGGCAGGCATGCTTTGAAGAAGGTATGGCGAAAAACACGTATGGAACAGGTTGTTTTATGCTGATGAATACAGGGGAAAAAGCTGTGCAATCGAATCATGGTTTGTTAACAACGATTGCATGGGGAATTGATGGAAAAGTTGAATATGCGCTAGAAGGAAGCATTTTCGTTGCTGGATCTGCCATTCAATGGTTGCGTGACGGATTACGAATGATTAAGGAAGCAAAAGATAGCGAAGCATATGCGACAAAAGTACAATCAACAGATGGGGTATATGTTGTGCCTGCGTTTGTAGGACTCGGAACGCCATATTGGGATAGCGATGTACGAGGAGCGGTATTTGGCTTGACACGCGGAACGACAAAAGAGCACTTTATTCGCGCAACGCTTGAGTCACTTGCATATCAAACGAAAGATGTGCTAACTGCAATGGAAGCGGATGCGGGGATTACGTTAAAAACGTTACGTGTTGATGGTGGAGCGGTAAAAAACAATTTTCTAATGCAATTTCAAAGTGACATCCTCGGCGTACCCGTTGAAAGACCAGTTGTGAACGAAACGACTGCTCTCGGTGCTGCTTACTTAGCAGGGCTCGCGGTTGGCTATTGGCAAAGTAGAGAAGAGATTGCGAAACAATGGAATATAGATCGTGCTTTTGAACCAAAAATGAATGTTGATGTTCAACAACAACTTTATGATGGATGGAAAAAAGCAGTTCGTGCTGCCCAAATGTTTAAATAA
- a CDS encoding glycerol-3-phosphate responsive antiterminator translates to MNEQRILPAVRSMKDFDRLLKMNYEYGVFLDIHIGMLKSVYTYANEHGKKMFLHVDLIQGLKSDEYATEFLCQLVKPYGLISTKSSVITKAKQKGVVAIQRTFIIDSNAFERSVQLVEKTNPDYIEVLPGVVPKVISQLHERTGKEIIAGGLIENETEVEAAIAAGAVAVTTSNVELWRYFEPK, encoded by the coding sequence ATGAACGAACAACGTATTTTGCCGGCAGTACGTTCGATGAAAGATTTTGACAGGCTATTAAAAATGAATTATGAATATGGTGTGTTTTTAGACATTCATATCGGTATGTTGAAAAGTGTGTATACATATGCAAATGAACATGGGAAAAAAATGTTTCTTCACGTTGATTTAATACAAGGGCTAAAAAGTGATGAGTATGCGACAGAATTTTTATGTCAACTCGTTAAACCGTACGGATTGATTTCAACCAAAAGCAGTGTGATCACGAAAGCAAAACAAAAAGGTGTTGTTGCGATTCAACGAACATTTATTATTGATTCGAACGCCTTTGAACGAAGTGTTCAACTTGTCGAAAAAACAAATCCTGATTATATTGAGGTATTACCTGGTGTTGTTCCGAAAGTTATCTCTCAACTTCATGAACGAACTGGGAAAGAAATTATTGCTGGAGGATTAATAGAAAACGAAACCGAAGTGGAAGCGGCGATTGCTGCAGGGGCTGTTGCGGTAACGACATCAAATGTCGAACTTTGGCGATATTTCGAGCCAAAATAA
- a CDS encoding secondary thiamine-phosphate synthase enzyme YjbQ gives MIKQWTIQTTKRDEFVDITSLVQSFITESGVQEGVVVVYCPHTTAGITINENADPDVKRDMIRRFDELYPWYHSLDRHSEGNTAAHMKASTVGSSAHVIVTKGQLLLGTWQGIYFCEFDGPRTRTFYVKVIEG, from the coding sequence ATGATCAAACAATGGACGATTCAGACGACGAAGCGAGATGAATTTGTAGACATTACTTCACTTGTTCAATCCTTTATTACAGAGAGTGGTGTACAAGAAGGAGTTGTTGTTGTTTATTGTCCACACACGACAGCAGGAATCACAATTAATGAAAATGCTGATCCAGATGTTAAACGGGACATGATTCGCCGTTTTGATGAATTGTATCCATGGTATCATTCTCTCGATCGGCATAGTGAAGGAAACACAGCTGCTCATATGAAAGCAAGCACGGTTGGATCATCTGCGCATGTCATTGTCACAAAAGGTCAGTTGCTTCTCGGAACATGGCAAGGCATTTATTTTTGCGAGTTCGATGGACCGAGAACGAGAACATTTTATGTGAAGGTGATTGAAGGATGA
- the cspD gene encoding cold-shock protein CspD — protein MQNGKVKWFNNEKGYGFIEVEGGDDVFVHFTAIQGEGYKTLEEGQAVSFEIVQGNRGPQAANVVKL, from the coding sequence ATGCAAAACGGTAAAGTAAAATGGTTTAACAACGAAAAAGGTTACGGATTCATCGAAGTTGAAGGTGGAGACGATGTATTCGTACACTTCACAGCAATCCAAGGTGAAGGCTACAAAACGTTAGAAGAAGGTCAAGCTGTTTCTTTTGAAATCGTTCAAGGAAACCGTGGCCCTCAAGCTGCAAACGTAGTGAAATTATAA
- a CDS encoding DUF2564 family protein, with product MMTQNPKKPHLQADSVFTKIEDAHLAVESAKKMVAAATMSLDSHTFDHAKQAIENAKEAIARAKTNIEDPLLLQCEKELADAYHQLSETIHHT from the coding sequence ATGATGACACAAAACCCAAAAAAGCCACACCTTCAGGCAGATAGCGTATTTACGAAAATTGAAGATGCACATTTAGCGGTTGAATCGGCAAAAAAGATGGTTGCAGCGGCAACGATGAGTTTAGACAGTCACACTTTCGATCACGCAAAACAAGCGATCGAAAATGCAAAAGAAGCGATCGCACGCGCTAAAACAAACATCGAGGATCCACTGCTATTACAATGTGAAAAGGAATTAGCAGACGCATATCATCAATTATCAGAAACGATCCACCACACGTAA
- a CDS encoding zinc-finger domain-containing protein, translated as MNRKDVLLRINELFDTYCEECFVKRALRKEYGKLYAQSFCIQTCTIGEKMKQYGQLLVKQKT; from the coding sequence ATGAATCGAAAAGATGTGTTACTTCGAATAAATGAATTATTTGACACGTATTGTGAGGAGTGTTTTGTAAAACGTGCACTCCGTAAAGAATACGGGAAATTATATGCACAATCGTTTTGCATCCAAACATGTACAATAGGAGAAAAAATGAAGCAATACGGTCAGTTGCTTGTGAAACAAAAAACGTAA
- a CDS encoding ribonuclease H family protein: MKVFMEWTYVTPKKKEMVWTSTEMEVTEALFFAEDIERTGRVKQLLFYDASGVAWTKKELMKLMKEIETEPHDVIAYFDGGYDRQSKKAGIGIVIYYKQNGAQFRRRANAQLDELQSNNEAEYAAFYFLLEQIEHLGVHHLPVVFRGDAHVVLHQLSNDWPVFSDEGRWVERIEQKMKKLRISPIYEPINRKENSEADQLATQALRGKIIVSTIQLERE, from the coding sequence ATGAAGGTTTTTATGGAATGGACATATGTAACACCGAAGAAAAAGGAAATGGTGTGGACATCAACAGAGATGGAAGTGACAGAGGCTCTATTTTTTGCAGAGGATATAGAAAGAACAGGGAGAGTGAAACAACTTTTATTTTATGATGCAAGTGGTGTGGCTTGGACGAAAAAGGAGTTAATGAAGCTTATGAAAGAAATTGAAACGGAGCCGCACGACGTGATTGCTTATTTTGATGGCGGTTATGATCGTCAATCAAAAAAAGCAGGAATTGGAATCGTGATTTATTATAAACAAAACGGTGCACAATTTCGTAGGCGAGCAAATGCGCAGTTAGACGAATTGCAGTCAAATAATGAAGCAGAGTATGCAGCCTTTTATTTTTTACTCGAACAAATCGAGCATCTCGGTGTTCATCATTTGCCTGTTGTATTCCGTGGGGATGCGCATGTTGTATTGCATCAATTGTCTAATGATTGGCCTGTATTTTCAGACGAGGGGAGATGGGTGGAGCGAATTGAGCAAAAAATGAAAAAGCTTCGTATTTCTCCAATTTATGAACCCATTAATAGAAAAGAAAATAGTGAAGCAGATCAGTTAGCAACACAAGCTCTTCGTGGGAAGATAATTGTAAGTACAATACAATTGGAGCGTGAATGA
- a CDS encoding queuosine precursor transporter: protein MFNEILGLFSAIFTFSLVLLIYRFFGRSGLFVWIGFSTVVANLQVVKTVELLSMTATLGNVMYGTAFLVTDILSEKYGKKEAQKAVWLGFFTLISLTIVMQIALLFKPHASDFAQPALETIFGLLPRIAFGSLLAFVISQSLDVHLFHWFKKKFPRDSQLWIRNNGSTMISQLIDTFVFTSIAFLGVFPLHDWIQIFMTTYVLKWIVAMLDTPFVYFAKKISPKYTE from the coding sequence ATGTTTAACGAAATACTCGGTCTTTTTTCTGCCATCTTCACATTTTCACTTGTATTGCTCATTTATCGTTTCTTCGGTCGCTCAGGTTTATTCGTATGGATCGGCTTTTCTACTGTCGTTGCTAATTTACAAGTCGTCAAAACCGTTGAATTGCTTAGTATGACAGCTACACTCGGAAACGTCATGTACGGAACCGCCTTTTTAGTGACTGACATTTTAAGTGAAAAATACGGAAAAAAAGAAGCACAAAAAGCGGTATGGCTCGGCTTTTTTACACTTATTTCACTCACAATCGTCATGCAAATCGCTTTATTATTTAAGCCGCATGCGAGCGATTTTGCTCAACCAGCGTTAGAAACGATTTTTGGTTTATTGCCACGTATTGCGTTTGGTAGCTTACTTGCTTTTGTAATTAGTCAATCGCTTGATGTTCACTTATTTCATTGGTTTAAAAAGAAATTTCCGCGCGATTCGCAACTTTGGATTCGCAATAATGGAAGCACAATGATTAGCCAATTGATCGATACATTCGTTTTCACATCCATTGCATTTCTCGGTGTATTTCCGTTGCATGATTGGATACAAATTTTTATGACAACGTATGTACTAAAATGGATTGTTGCAATGTTGGATACACCTTTTGTATATTTTGCAAAAAAAATATCTCCAAAATATACAGAATAA
- a CDS encoding DMT family transporter: MKYKADISLLFVAFVWGATFVIVQNAIAFLPPLMFNGVRFAIASVLLWAWVLIFERKPLDRQLICAGLLLGIWLCLGYTFQTIGLLYTTSSKAGFITGLNVVIVPFLSFIILKRRPSFNAVVGSILATCGLYLLTASGDMSINKGDVFVFLCAIAFSLHIVTTSIYATKFSPILLTTIQVQTVSIICFICSYLFEDWSLIPLSTFFEFDVWLALLITALFATTIAFFIQTHFQRYTSPTRVALIFALEPVFAALTAYIWNDEYLQQAALFGAGLILLGMILSELPQHIWQRKKSAHLS, translated from the coding sequence ATGAAATACAAAGCTGATATTAGTTTATTATTTGTTGCATTTGTTTGGGGGGCTACGTTTGTCATCGTTCAAAACGCCATTGCTTTTTTACCTCCGTTAATGTTTAATGGCGTACGTTTTGCGATCGCTAGCGTACTGCTATGGGCTTGGGTGCTTATCTTCGAACGTAAACCTCTCGATCGACAACTTATATGTGCTGGATTGCTTCTTGGTATATGGCTATGTCTTGGATATACCTTTCAAACGATTGGCTTATTGTATACGACTTCATCAAAAGCGGGATTCATTACCGGGTTAAATGTTGTTATCGTTCCTTTCCTTTCATTTATCATTTTAAAGCGAAGACCTTCGTTTAACGCCGTTGTCGGAAGCATACTCGCTACATGCGGACTATATCTTTTAACCGCAAGCGGAGATATGTCGATCAATAAAGGAGATGTGTTCGTCTTTTTGTGCGCTATCGCTTTCTCGCTACATATCGTAACGACAAGCATATATGCAACAAAATTTTCACCTATCCTACTAACAACGATTCAAGTTCAAACAGTATCCATCATTTGTTTTATATGTTCATATTTGTTTGAAGACTGGTCTCTTATTCCACTATCCACTTTTTTTGAATTTGATGTGTGGCTGGCTCTACTCATCACCGCACTATTCGCAACAACGATTGCTTTCTTTATTCAAACGCATTTTCAACGATATACATCACCGACACGTGTTGCCTTAATTTTCGCTTTAGAACCTGTTTTTGCGGCTCTAACTGCATATATATGGAATGATGAGTATCTTCAACAAGCGGCCTTATTTGGAGCTGGACTTATTTTATTAGGGATGATTTTGTCAGAACTCCCTCAACATATATGGCAAAGAAAAAAGAGCGCTCACCTCTCATAG
- a CDS encoding divergent PAP2 family protein — protein sequence MNRAIQTALCTIALAQFLKIPLTKRKTKKWDWSLFFETGGMPSSHSAGVASLATYVALKRGVHSIDFALAAIFGLIVMYDAQGVRHQAGELAIRVNELTEEIERLKGAQDDGKLDRKEELLRERLGHQPIEVIGGAFLGIVTGGLSYVISRWKRSL from the coding sequence ATGAATCGAGCCATTCAAACAGCATTGTGTACAATTGCTTTAGCCCAATTTTTAAAAATTCCATTGACGAAAAGAAAAACGAAAAAGTGGGATTGGTCGCTTTTTTTTGAAACGGGAGGCATGCCAAGTTCACATTCTGCAGGTGTTGCCTCCCTTGCCACATATGTTGCTTTAAAAAGAGGAGTGCATAGTATAGATTTTGCCCTTGCAGCCATTTTTGGTTTAATTGTTATGTATGACGCCCAAGGAGTGCGTCATCAAGCAGGAGAGTTAGCTATTCGTGTGAACGAATTAACTGAGGAAATCGAACGGTTAAAAGGTGCTCAAGACGACGGAAAGTTGGACCGAAAAGAGGAGTTGTTGCGCGAACGGCTTGGTCATCAACCAATTGAAGTGATTGGAGGGGCGTTTCTTGGTATCGTTACAGGAGGATTATCTTATGTAATAAGTAGGTGGAAGCGCTCGCTATGA
- the sspL gene encoding small, acid-soluble spore protein L yields the protein MSKNNGRNRGQNAPSVNPQGYDATFTPDPKSALENAAKKTNTK from the coding sequence ATGAGTAAAAATAACGGAAGAAATCGTGGGCAAAACGCTCCAAGCGTCAATCCACAAGGATATGATGCCACATTTACCCCTGATCCAAAAAGTGCATTAGAAAACGCAGCGAAAAAGACAAACACAAAATAA
- the acnA gene encoding aconitate hydratase AcnA yields the protein MVKNDVFQARDTFEVNGKKYHYYRLQALEEAGIGNVSRLPYSIKVLLESVLRQVDGRVITKEHVENLAKWGTSELKDVDVPFKPSRVILQDFTGVPAVVDLASMRKAMADIGGDPYEINPEIPVDLVIDHSVQVDKAGTEDALEYNMNLEFERNAERYKFLKWAQKAFSNYRVVPPATGIVHQVNLEYLANVVHVVEGENGEYEAFPDTLVGTDSHTTMINGIGVLGWGVGGIEAEAGMLGQPSYFPVPEVIGVRLTGKLPNGTTATDLALKVTQVLRKKGVVGKFVEFFGPGVATLPLADRATVANMAPEYGATCGFFPVDAEALDYLRLTGRDEQHVQVVEAYCKANGLFYTPDAQEPVFTDVVEIDLSEIEPNLSGPKRPQDLIPLSKMKESFRQAVVSPQGNQGFGLTEADFDKEITVTLNGEEVKMKTGAIAIAAITSCTNTSNPYVLIGAGLVAKKAVEKGLKVPKYVKTSLAPGSKVVTGYLKDSGLLPYLEQIGFNIVGYGCTTCIGNSGPLAPELEKAIAENDLLVTSVLSGNRNFEGRIHPLVKGNYLASPPLVVAYALAGTVDIDLLNDPIGKDQNGNDVYFNDIWPSTEEVKEVVKKTVTPELFRKEYERVFDDNARWNAIETTDEPLYQWDENSTYIQNPPFFEGLSPEVEEVKPLVGLRVVGKFGDSVTTDHISPAGSIGVNTPAGQYLISKGVDPKDFNSYGSRRGNHEVMMRGTFANIRIRNQIAPGTEGGYTTYWPTGEVMSIYDACMKYKQDGTGLVVIAGKDYGMGSSRDWAAKGTYLLGIKTVIAESFERIHRSNLVLMGVLPLQFKEGENAETLGLTGKEVFEVHIDENVKPRDYVKVTATDEQGNKKEFEVLVRFDSEVEIDYYRHGGILPMVLREKLKR from the coding sequence ATGGTGAAAAATGATGTATTTCAAGCGCGTGATACGTTTGAGGTGAACGGGAAAAAATATCATTATTATCGTTTACAAGCGCTTGAAGAAGCAGGAATCGGAAATGTATCGCGTCTTCCGTATTCTATTAAAGTGCTTCTTGAATCAGTACTTCGTCAAGTTGATGGACGTGTCATTACGAAAGAGCATGTTGAAAATTTAGCGAAATGGGGAACGAGCGAACTAAAAGATGTAGACGTTCCGTTTAAACCATCTCGCGTCATCTTGCAAGACTTTACAGGTGTCCCTGCTGTTGTTGACTTAGCTTCTATGCGAAAAGCAATGGCCGACATCGGCGGAGATCCGTATGAAATCAACCCCGAAATTCCTGTTGATCTTGTGATTGACCACTCTGTCCAAGTGGATAAAGCAGGGACAGAAGATGCGCTCGAGTATAACATGAATTTAGAATTTGAACGCAATGCAGAGCGCTATAAGTTTTTAAAGTGGGCACAAAAAGCGTTTAGCAATTATCGTGTTGTTCCTCCAGCAACAGGTATTGTGCATCAAGTCAACTTAGAGTATTTAGCGAATGTGGTGCATGTTGTTGAAGGGGAAAATGGTGAGTATGAGGCGTTCCCAGATACGCTTGTTGGCACAGACTCCCACACAACAATGATTAACGGTATTGGCGTACTCGGTTGGGGTGTTGGTGGTATCGAGGCGGAAGCAGGCATGCTTGGACAACCGTCCTACTTCCCAGTACCAGAAGTAATCGGTGTGCGTTTAACAGGAAAATTACCAAACGGTACAACGGCAACAGACCTTGCGTTAAAAGTTACACAAGTGCTTCGGAAAAAAGGTGTTGTCGGTAAATTTGTTGAGTTTTTCGGCCCAGGTGTTGCGACGCTGCCATTAGCCGACCGTGCAACTGTGGCCAACATGGCGCCTGAGTATGGTGCAACGTGTGGCTTCTTCCCTGTTGACGCAGAGGCGCTTGATTACTTGCGTTTAACAGGTCGTGACGAGCAACATGTTCAAGTCGTTGAAGCATATTGTAAAGCAAACGGTTTGTTCTATACTCCAGATGCACAAGAACCTGTATTTACAGATGTCGTTGAAATTGACTTATCAGAAATTGAACCAAATCTTTCTGGACCAAAGCGTCCACAAGATTTAATTCCGCTTTCAAAAATGAAAGAATCGTTCCGTCAAGCCGTAGTTTCCCCGCAAGGAAATCAAGGCTTTGGCTTGACTGAAGCAGATTTTGATAAAGAAATCACAGTCACGTTAAACGGCGAAGAAGTAAAAATGAAAACAGGTGCGATTGCGATTGCAGCGATTACAAGCTGTACAAACACGTCTAACCCATACGTGTTAATCGGTGCAGGCTTAGTGGCGAAAAAAGCGGTGGAAAAAGGATTGAAAGTACCAAAATACGTAAAAACATCACTTGCACCTGGTTCGAAAGTCGTCACAGGATATTTAAAAGATTCAGGTCTTCTCCCTTACTTAGAGCAAATTGGCTTTAATATTGTCGGTTACGGTTGTACGACATGTATCGGTAACTCTGGTCCGCTTGCTCCGGAGCTTGAAAAAGCGATTGCCGAAAACGATTTGCTTGTCACGAGCGTATTGTCTGGTAACCGAAACTTTGAAGGGCGTATTCATCCGCTCGTCAAAGGCAACTATTTAGCATCACCGCCGCTTGTCGTGGCATACGCTCTTGCCGGAACAGTCGACATCGATTTGTTAAATGATCCGATCGGTAAAGATCAAAACGGCAATGATGTGTACTTTAACGACATTTGGCCATCTACAGAAGAAGTGAAAGAAGTTGTGAAAAAGACGGTGACACCAGAATTGTTCCGTAAAGAATACGAGCGAGTATTCGACGATAACGCGCGATGGAACGCGATTGAAACGACGGACGAGCCGCTTTATCAATGGGATGAAAACTCAACATATATTCAAAATCCGCCATTCTTTGAAGGATTATCGCCAGAAGTGGAAGAAGTAAAACCACTTGTTGGTTTGAGAGTGGTTGGAAAGTTTGGCGACTCTGTTACAACAGACCATATTTCGCCAGCTGGATCGATCGGGGTAAACACGCCAGCAGGACAATATTTAATTTCTAAAGGTGTTGATCCGAAAGACTTTAACTCGTACGGTTCTCGACGTGGTAACCACGAAGTAATGATGCGCGGTACGTTTGCAAACATCCGTATTCGCAACCAAATCGCGCCAGGTACAGAGGGTGGCTATACAACATATTGGCCAACAGGCGAAGTCATGTCGATTTACGATGCTTGCATGAAATATAAACAAGATGGTACAGGGCTTGTTGTTATTGCTGGAAAAGATTACGGAATGGGAAGCTCACGCGACTGGGCGGCAAAAGGAACATACTTGCTCGGTATCAAAACGGTTATTGCGGAAAGCTTTGAACGTATCCATCGTTCAAACCTTGTACTTATGGGTGTGTTACCACTCCAATTCAAAGAAGGGGAAAATGCTGAGACGCTTGGATTGACAGGTAAAGAAGTATTTGAAGTGCATATTGATGAAAACGTCAAACCGCGCGACTACGTCAAAGTAACAGCGACAGACGAGCAAGGAAACAAAAAAGAATTTGAAGTGCTTGTTCGTTTCGATAGCGAAGTAGAAATCGACTACTACCGTCATGGTGGAATTTTGCCGATGGTATTGCGCGAGAAGTTAAAACGATAA
- the sspO gene encoding small acid-soluble spore protein O has protein sequence MVKRKANHVIPGMNDASAQGKGAGYNEELSNEPLTEAQKQNNKKRKKNQ, from the coding sequence ATGGTAAAAAGAAAAGCAAATCATGTCATTCCTGGCATGAACGATGCGAGCGCACAAGGAAAAGGTGCTGGCTACAATGAGGAGCTCTCCAACGAGCCACTCACCGAAGCTCAAAAACAAAATAATAAAAAACGAAAGAAAAATCAATAA
- a CDS encoding DUF2621 domain-containing protein: MLTGWFLWFILFWVVFLLVTMSIGGFFMFRKFLKRLPKEDGKSELDWQQYYIEQTRHLWSEKEKALLEDLVRPVPELFRDVARQKIAGKIGELALQEQADRITEDLVVRGYILATPKRDHKFLIKALREKQIDFTKYEHLLLTKKS; encoded by the coding sequence ATGCTAACAGGTTGGTTTTTATGGTTTATTTTATTTTGGGTCGTTTTTCTTCTTGTTACGATGTCGATCGGTGGCTTCTTCATGTTTCGGAAATTTTTAAAGCGGCTGCCAAAAGAGGATGGAAAGTCGGAATTGGATTGGCAACAATATTACATTGAACAAACACGGCATCTATGGTCTGAAAAAGAAAAAGCATTACTCGAAGATTTAGTTCGCCCTGTTCCTGAGCTATTTCGTGATGTTGCTCGACAAAAAATCGCTGGTAAAATTGGAGAATTGGCTTTACAAGAACAGGCGGATCGAATTACAGAAGATTTAGTTGTTCGTGGTTATATTCTCGCTACACCAAAACGCGATCATAAATTTTTAATTAAAGCGCTAAGAGAAAAACAAATTGATTTTACAAAATACGAACATTTACTACTAACAAAAAAAAGCTAA
- a CDS encoding CcdC family protein produces MAIFSSVFAVFMAGLVFFIRMKAAEKPTNAKKIILPPIFMSTGALMFLHPMFRVTMLECVEAVFVGALFSILLIKTSSFEVRGNKIYLQRSKAFAFIFVGLIVLRLALKTYLSRTIEYGELAGMFWILAFSMIVPWRVAMYASYRRLQREIKEKS; encoded by the coding sequence TTGGCTATTTTTAGTTCGGTATTTGCGGTGTTTATGGCTGGACTTGTTTTCTTTATTCGCATGAAAGCAGCAGAAAAACCGACAAACGCCAAAAAAATTATATTACCCCCTATTTTTATGAGCACAGGCGCCCTTATGTTTCTTCATCCAATGTTTCGAGTAACGATGTTAGAATGTGTAGAAGCAGTTTTTGTTGGAGCGCTTTTTTCTATTTTGTTAATTAAAACATCTTCGTTTGAAGTTCGAGGCAACAAAATTTATTTACAACGTTCAAAAGCGTTCGCTTTTATTTTTGTTGGCTTAATTGTATTGCGTCTCGCTTTAAAGACATATTTAAGCCGCACCATTGAGTACGGAGAACTTGCGGGAATGTTTTGGATTTTAGCCTTCTCGATGATTGTTCCGTGGCGAGTGGCGATGTATGCATCATATCGTCGCCTCCAACGCGAAATAAAAGAAAAAAGCTAA
- a CDS encoding response regulator codes for MAGILIVDDAKFMRMTLANILKKANHEVVGEAENGREAVELYIELKPDVVTLDITMPVMSGLEAVREIKRHDPHAKIIMCSAMGQQKMVVEAIEAGALDFIEKPFDESRVMEAIQRVLQ; via the coding sequence ATGGCAGGAATTTTAATTGTCGATGATGCAAAATTTATGCGTATGACGTTAGCAAATATTTTGAAAAAAGCGAATCATGAAGTGGTTGGGGAAGCAGAAAACGGAAGGGAAGCTGTTGAATTATATATAGAGTTAAAGCCAGACGTGGTGACACTCGATATTACAATGCCAGTGATGAGTGGTCTTGAAGCTGTGAGGGAAATTAAACGTCATGATCCTCATGCGAAGATTATTATGTGTTCCGCGATGGGGCAACAAAAAATGGTTGTTGAAGCTATTGAAGCAGGGGCGCTAGATTTTATCGAAAAACCATTTGATGAAAGTCGCGTCATGGAGGCTATTCAACGTGTGTTACAGTAA